AAGTGAAGGACGAATACAAGCAGATGGAAGGCGACCCCACGGTGAAGGCGAAGCTCCGCCAGATCCGTGCAGAGCGCGGGCGCAAACGCATGATGGCTGCGGTGCCGACCGCGACCGTCATCATCACCAACCCGACGCATTATGCCGTGGCGCTCAAATACGAGCAGGGAATGGGCGCGCCGGTCGTCGTCGCCAAGGGTGTCGATGCCGTCGCGTTCCGCATCCGCGAGGTCGGTCAGGAGCACGAGGTGCCGATCATCGAAAATCCGCCGCTTGCCCGTGCCCTTCACGCGACCGTCGACATCGACCAGGAAATCCAGCCGGAGCACTACAAGGCGGTGGCCGAGGTTATTGGATATGTCATGCGTCTTAAGGCTAAGATCGGCGGGCGCGGCCGGAGATGATTCGAGCCGGGGCGCGGGCTTCGGGGCTCGCGGGCTTCAGGACTATAGCGGGAGCGGCTCATGGCCGAGACACCGGCCGATTACGCCGACACGATCGATAATTTGGATGACAGCGACGAAGCCGCCGGCGAGAGCGGCTGGGCGCTGCCCGCGCGGCGCTGGATCGTCATCGGCGGGGTGGCCATCGGTATCGTGGCGACGCTTCTCGATGCCCTGGGCGTCCATGCGTTCGGCGTGCCTGGCGGGCTCACCGTTTTCGGCCTCTTCTCCATCGCCACCGTGGTGCTTTACGGGCTTTCCGGCAGCAATGCCGATGCGTTGACCCGCTCGCCGCTTGCCGCGGCCGATGCGCTGACGGCGCTTCCAGATCCCTGTTATGTGACGGACCGGCGCGGTTCGGTGCTGTTTGCAAACGAGGCCTATCGCTCGCTGGCCGGCGATTTCGATGCCGGGCGGCCGGCGCCGCTCGAACGGTTGTTGGCGGGGCAGGGCGATGCGGCGGAGGTCGTGTTCCGGCTGGCGCAGGCGGCGCGAACGGGATTTGCCGCCGAGGAAGAAGTGCGGCTCGGGCCGCGCGGGGGGCCACGCATCTACCGTGTCGTCGTCCGGCCGCTCAGCGGGCGCGCGGGTGGCGCGGTCTGGCTTTTCCGCGACCTGACGGCGGAGCGCGAACGGGCGGAAGCGGCGGAAAACATACACAAGCGTTCGCTCGCCTATGTCGAACATGCACCGTTCGGCTTTTTCGCGGCGGACAGCGACGGCACCCTCATTTTCATGAATGCCCGCCTCGGCGGCTGGCTCGGCATGGAACCTCTCAGCATCGTCCAACGGCGAATGAAGCTCGACGAGCTTGTGCAGGGCGAGGCGCCGGCGCTGGCGGAAGGTGAGGCGGAGGAAAGCGGACAATTGCCGCCGCTCGATGTCGACCTGCGGGGCGCGGAAGGCCGGATCATTCCGGTTCGCATCATGCGGACGCGCGTCAGGGCGGAGAATGGACGGCAGGGGCGCATTTTTGCGCTGGTGCTGAACCGGACGACGGGCGACAAGGCCGAAGAAACAGCGCGCGATGCCGAGATGCGTTTTGCGCGCTTCTTCAACAATGCGCCGATCGGCATTGCAACCGTCGATGCGGATTGCCGGATCGACAACGCCAACAAGTCATTTGTTGCCTATGTCGGCGAAGGTGTGGAGCGCGGTACGAAGCTCACCGATCTTGTGGTGGAAGAAGACCGTGCGGCCGTTGCGGAAACGATCGGGCAGGCGCTTTCGGGGCGGCTTTCGGCGGCGCCGGTGGATGTACGCCTCGTGCGCAATGCCGAGCGGGTGGGGCAGCTCTATGCCGCGCGCGTCGATACCGGGGCGGGCGCTTCCCTCGTTGTCTACCTGATCGACGCGACGGAGCAGAAGTCGCTCGAATTGCAATTCGCGCAGTCGCAGAAGATGCAGGCGGTGGGCCAGCTCGCGGGCGGCGTCGCACATGACTTCAACAACCTGCTGACGGCGATCATCGGTTTTTGCGACCTGCTGCTGGCGCGGCATCAGGCGGGCGATCCTTCCTTCGCGGATGTCGTGCAGATCAAGCAGAACGCCAATCGCGCCGCGAACCTGACGCGGCAATTGCTCGCCTTCTCGCGGCGGCAGACGCTCAGGCCGAAGGTTCTTTCGCTCACCGACGCGGTGGCGGAACTGCAGAACCTGCTGGCGCGGCTCCTCACCGAGAAAGTCGAACTCAAGATCGTGCATGGCCGCGATCTCGGCCTTGTGAAGGTCGACCAGAACCAGCTCGAACAGGTCATCATCAATCTCGCCGTCAATGCGCGCGACGCGATGCCGGATGGCGGCAAGCTCACCATCCGCACCGCCAATGTGTCGGAGGCGGACAGCCGCGCGCTCGATCACCCGCTGATGCCGCATGGCGAATATCTGCTGATCGAAGTGGCCGATACGGGGCACGGCATCCCGAAGGAAAATCTCGGCAAGATCTTCGAGCCCTTCTACACGACGAAAGATCCTTCCAAGGGCACGGGGCTCGGCCTGTCGACGGTCTATGGCATCGTGAAGCAGACCGGCGGCTTCATCTTCCCCTATTCGACGATCGGCAAGGGCACGACCTTCCGCATCTATCTGCCGCGCTATGTCGAGACCGCCGCCGACCGTGTGGCGGAGGAGGCGGCTGCGGCGGCGACGCGGGTGGAGCCGGCCGATCTCACCGGCAAGGGCACCATCCTTCTCGTCGAGGACGAGGATGCGGTGCGGACCTTCGCGGCGCGGGCGCTTCAGACGCGGGGCTATGACGTATTGCAGGCGGAAAGCGGCGAGGTGGCGCTGGCCGTGGTCGAACAATATGAGGGCCGGATCGACCTCGTGGTGTCGGACGTCGTGATGCCGAACATGGACGGGCCCACCATGGCCAAGGCGCTCAAGGGCATGCTTCCCGACACGCCGATCATCTTCGTTTCGGGCTATGCGGAGGACGCCTTCGCCAAGAGCCTCGACCCGAGCCAGGAGTTTCATTTCCTGCCGAAACCCTTTTCGCTCAAGCAATTGGCCGCCGCCGTTAAGGAAGTCATGAGCGCGAAGTAGCGAATGCTGGTTTCACCATGCGGGACCATGTATCCTGTGCCGGTATGAAACGACGGGGCAAGCGGTTTCGCCTGATGTCCATTGATCTGAGTACCCTCCAGCCGGACAGCTCCCGGCCGGCGCGCACGAGCGCGGAGAACCACCGGGCCGCGCTCGCCGTGGCGCGGCGGCATACGGGGCATGTCGCCTGGCCGACGGTGTTCGTGTCGCTCGGCTCGCTGGTGGCGCTTGCCGTGTCGACGGCGGCGGGGCTCACGGGCACATGGCCGCTCTGGGTGTCGATGCTGGTGAATGGCTATCTGCTGCTGATGCAGTTCATGGCGGTTCACGACGGCATCCATGACGCGATCTCGGGCGAC
Above is a window of Parvibaculum lavamentivorans DS-1 DNA encoding:
- a CDS encoding PAS domain-containing protein, which gives rise to MAETPADYADTIDNLDDSDEAAGESGWALPARRWIVIGGVAIGIVATLLDALGVHAFGVPGGLTVFGLFSIATVVLYGLSGSNADALTRSPLAAADALTALPDPCYVTDRRGSVLFANEAYRSLAGDFDAGRPAPLERLLAGQGDAAEVVFRLAQAARTGFAAEEEVRLGPRGGPRIYRVVVRPLSGRAGGAVWLFRDLTAERERAEAAENIHKRSLAYVEHAPFGFFAADSDGTLIFMNARLGGWLGMEPLSIVQRRMKLDELVQGEAPALAEGEAEESGQLPPLDVDLRGAEGRIIPVRIMRTRVRAENGRQGRIFALVLNRTTGDKAEETARDAEMRFARFFNNAPIGIATVDADCRIDNANKSFVAYVGEGVERGTKLTDLVVEEDRAAVAETIGQALSGRLSAAPVDVRLVRNAERVGQLYAARVDTGAGASLVVYLIDATEQKSLELQFAQSQKMQAVGQLAGGVAHDFNNLLTAIIGFCDLLLARHQAGDPSFADVVQIKQNANRAANLTRQLLAFSRRQTLRPKVLSLTDAVAELQNLLARLLTEKVELKIVHGRDLGLVKVDQNQLEQVIINLAVNARDAMPDGGKLTIRTANVSEADSRALDHPLMPHGEYLLIEVADTGHGIPKENLGKIFEPFYTTKDPSKGTGLGLSTVYGIVKQTGGFIFPYSTIGKGTTFRIYLPRYVETAADRVAEEAAAAATRVEPADLTGKGTILLVEDEDAVRTFAARALQTRGYDVLQAESGEVALAVVEQYEGRIDLVVSDVVMPNMDGPTMAKALKGMLPDTPIIFVSGYAEDAFAKSLDPSQEFHFLPKPFSLKQLAAAVKEVMSAK